A DNA window from Brassica napus cultivar Da-Ae chromosome C1, Da-Ae, whole genome shotgun sequence contains the following coding sequences:
- the LOC106375807 gene encoding protein MICRORCHIDIA 7-like isoform X1, producing MDNDAKQEYLQTSTPPHPVEETVTLIDLCSGGDDSGLVEQDVQRRYNSGGAKRPRGSSALDMNNAKKKPTADELKFVLPEGFGPSITTEAPSGRVGSCKQFWKAGDYEGAPGGNWDLSSGGFDHVRVHPKFLHSNATSHKWALGAFAELLDNALDEVASGATYVNVDMLENKKEGNRMLLIEDNGGGMNPEKMRQCMSLGYSAKSKLANTIGQYGNGFKTSTMRLGADVIVFSRSPGKDGKSSTQSIGLLSYTFLRSTGKEDIVVPMLDYERRDTEWSKIARSSLSDWDKNVKTIIQWSPFSSEEDLLRQFALMNDHGTRIIIYNLWEDDQGMLELDFDADPHDIQLRGVNRDEKNIKMAAQFPNSRHFLTYKHSLRSYASILYLRIPPSFRIILRGSDVEHHNVVNDMMQTEQITYRPQYGADSYVKDSNMSAVVILGFVKDAKHHVDVQGFNVYHKNRLIKVSFYLSGLPIRMLLLSNLFFYQPFWRIWNATGSDGRGVIGVLEANFVEPAHDKQGFERTTVLSRLETRLIQMQKIYWSTNCHKIGYAPRRHPKAGNDYGHTNTSPENDHEEYSPSGFKTRASDKFYSSSYPNHRGDNGVSGNDSSLYLQEELRRERERSKALEAEVELARQKIEEMSKEQENLIAIFTEERDRRDVEEESLRNKLEEASNTIEELLNKIKMLEGSKGPSWRR from the exons ATGGATAACGATGCAAAGCAAGAGTATCTACAAACTTCCACTCCTCCTCATCCAGTAGAAGAAACTGTAACTCTAATCGATCTATGCAGCGGCGGCGACGACTCCGGCTTGGTGGAGCAAGATGTACAACGAAGGTATAATTCTGGAGGAGCCAAGAGGCCACGCGGTTCATCTGCACTGGACATGAACAATGCGAAGAAGAAGCCAACGGCTGATGAGCTAAAGTTCGTGCTTCCGGAAGGATTCGGCCCATCAATCACGACGGAGGCGCCGTCCGGCAGAGTCGGCAGTTGTAAGCAGTTTTGGAAAGCTGGAGACTATGAAGGAGCGCCTGGTGGTAATTGGGATCTTTCTTCAG GTGGCTTTGATCATGTAAGAGTCCATCCCAAGTTCTTACATTCTAATGCTACCAGTCACAAATGGGCTCTTGGAG CATTTGCAGAGCTTTTGGACAATGCTTTGGATGAG GTTGCTAGTGGAGCTACTTATGTTAACGTAGACATGCTCGAAAACAAGAAAGAAGGAAACAGGATGTTATTAATTGAAG ATAATGGAGGTGGGATGAATCCTGAGAAAATGAGACAGTGCATGTCTCTAGGATACTCTGCCAAAAGCAAACTTGCAAACACCATTGGGCAAT ATGGAAATGGTTTTAAGACTAGTACAATGAGACTTGGAGCTGATGTCATTGTGTTCTCCCGCTCCCCTGGAAAAGAtggaaagag CTCTACGCAGAGCATCGGGCTCCTATCATATACGTTTCTTAGGAGCACAGGAAAGGAGGACATTGTTGTACCCATG CTTGACTACGAAAGAAGAGACACTGAATGGAGTAAAATAGCGCGGTCTTCCCTTAGTGATTGGGATAAGAATGTGAAAACAATCATTCAATGGTCGCCATTCTCTAGTGAAGAAGATCTTCTTCGTCAg TTTGCTCTAATGAACGATCATGGCACACGTATAATCATATATAACCTGTGGGAAGATGACCAAGGGATGTTAGAGCTTGATTTTGATGCCGATCCACAT GATATCCAACTTAGAGGTGTCAATCGGGATGAGAAAAACATCAAAATGGCTGCTCAGTTTCCTAATTCTAGGCACTTCCTAACCTACAAACACTCACTAAGG AGTTATGCATCAATCCTCTACCTAAGAATTCCACCTAGTTTTCGTATCATACTACGAGGAAGTGATGTTGAGCACCACAACGTAGTGAACGATATGATGCAGACTGAGCAGATCACTTATCGACCTCAGTATGGTGCCGATTCATATGTTAAGGATTCAAAC ATGTCTGCCGTTGTCATTCTCGGATTCGTAAAGGACGCAAAGCATCATGTTGATGTTCAAGGCTTTAATGTCTACCACAAAAATCGACTCATCAAGGTTTCCTTCTACTTAAGTGGACTTCCTATTCGCATGTTATTGCTTTCtaacttgtttttttatcaGCCATTTTGGAGGATATGGAATGCAACAGGCAGTGATGGTCGTGGCGTCATAG GTGTGCTTGAAGCTAATTTTGTTGAGCCTGCTCATGATAAGCAAGGGTTTGAGCGTACAACAGTTCTCTCTAGGCTCGAAACACGGCTAATTCAAATGCAGAAAATTTATTG GAGCACCAACTGTCACAAAATTGGCTATGCTCCCAGGCGACACCCAAAGGCTGGAAACGATTATGGTCACACAA ACACATCACCAGAAAATGATCATGAGGAATACAGTCCATCAGGCTTTAAAACTCGAGCTTCTGACAAGTTCTACTCAAGTTCATATCCGAATCATAGAGGGGACAATGGTGTGTCAGGGAATGATAGTTCACTG TATTTGCAAGAGGAGCTGCGCCGTGAGAGAGAGCGCAGCAAGGCTCTTGAAGCTGAG GTTGAATTAGCAAGGcaaaaaatagaagaaatgaGCAAAGAGCAAGAGAATCTAATCGCAATATTCACAGAGGAAAGAGACAGACGTGATGTAGAGGAAGAAAGTCTGAGAAATAAGCTAGAG GAGGCGTCAAACACTATCGAAGAGTTGTTGAATAAGATTAAAATGCTGGAGGGATCTAAAGGCCCGAGCTGGAGACGTTAG
- the LOC106375807 gene encoding protein MICRORCHIDIA 7-like isoform X2 gives MDNDAKQEYLQTSTPPHPVEETVTLIDLCSGGDDSGLVEQDVQRRYNSGGAKRPRGSSALDMNNAKKKPTADELKFVLPEGFGPSITTEAPSGRVGSCKQFWKAGDYEGAPGGNWDLSSGGFDHVRVHPKFLHSNATSHKWALGAFAELLDNALDEVASGATYVNVDMLENKKEGNRMLLIEDNGGGMNPEKMRQCMSLGYSAKSKLANTIGQYGNGFKTSTMRLGADVIVFSRSPGKDGKSSTQSIGLLSYTFLRSTGKEDIVVPMLDYERRDTEWSKIARSSLSDWDKNVKTIIQWSPFSSEEDLLRQFALMNDHGTRIIIYNLWEDDQGMLELDFDADPHDIQLRGVNRDEKNIKMAAQFPNSRHFLTYKHSLRSYASILYLRIPPSFRIILRGSDVEHHNVVNDMMQTEQITYRPQYGADSYVKDSNMSAVVILGFVKDAKHHVDVQGFNVYHKNRLIKPFWRIWNATGSDGRGVIGVLEANFVEPAHDKQGFERTTVLSRLETRLIQMQKIYWSTNCHKIGYAPRRHPKAGNDYGHTNTSPENDHEEYSPSGFKTRASDKFYSSSYPNHRGDNGVSGNDSSLYLQEELRRERERSKALEAEVELARQKIEEMSKEQENLIAIFTEERDRRDVEEESLRNKLEEASNTIEELLNKIKMLEGSKGPSWRR, from the exons ATGGATAACGATGCAAAGCAAGAGTATCTACAAACTTCCACTCCTCCTCATCCAGTAGAAGAAACTGTAACTCTAATCGATCTATGCAGCGGCGGCGACGACTCCGGCTTGGTGGAGCAAGATGTACAACGAAGGTATAATTCTGGAGGAGCCAAGAGGCCACGCGGTTCATCTGCACTGGACATGAACAATGCGAAGAAGAAGCCAACGGCTGATGAGCTAAAGTTCGTGCTTCCGGAAGGATTCGGCCCATCAATCACGACGGAGGCGCCGTCCGGCAGAGTCGGCAGTTGTAAGCAGTTTTGGAAAGCTGGAGACTATGAAGGAGCGCCTGGTGGTAATTGGGATCTTTCTTCAG GTGGCTTTGATCATGTAAGAGTCCATCCCAAGTTCTTACATTCTAATGCTACCAGTCACAAATGGGCTCTTGGAG CATTTGCAGAGCTTTTGGACAATGCTTTGGATGAG GTTGCTAGTGGAGCTACTTATGTTAACGTAGACATGCTCGAAAACAAGAAAGAAGGAAACAGGATGTTATTAATTGAAG ATAATGGAGGTGGGATGAATCCTGAGAAAATGAGACAGTGCATGTCTCTAGGATACTCTGCCAAAAGCAAACTTGCAAACACCATTGGGCAAT ATGGAAATGGTTTTAAGACTAGTACAATGAGACTTGGAGCTGATGTCATTGTGTTCTCCCGCTCCCCTGGAAAAGAtggaaagag CTCTACGCAGAGCATCGGGCTCCTATCATATACGTTTCTTAGGAGCACAGGAAAGGAGGACATTGTTGTACCCATG CTTGACTACGAAAGAAGAGACACTGAATGGAGTAAAATAGCGCGGTCTTCCCTTAGTGATTGGGATAAGAATGTGAAAACAATCATTCAATGGTCGCCATTCTCTAGTGAAGAAGATCTTCTTCGTCAg TTTGCTCTAATGAACGATCATGGCACACGTATAATCATATATAACCTGTGGGAAGATGACCAAGGGATGTTAGAGCTTGATTTTGATGCCGATCCACAT GATATCCAACTTAGAGGTGTCAATCGGGATGAGAAAAACATCAAAATGGCTGCTCAGTTTCCTAATTCTAGGCACTTCCTAACCTACAAACACTCACTAAGG AGTTATGCATCAATCCTCTACCTAAGAATTCCACCTAGTTTTCGTATCATACTACGAGGAAGTGATGTTGAGCACCACAACGTAGTGAACGATATGATGCAGACTGAGCAGATCACTTATCGACCTCAGTATGGTGCCGATTCATATGTTAAGGATTCAAAC ATGTCTGCCGTTGTCATTCTCGGATTCGTAAAGGACGCAAAGCATCATGTTGATGTTCAAGGCTTTAATGTCTACCACAAAAATCGACTCATCAAG CCATTTTGGAGGATATGGAATGCAACAGGCAGTGATGGTCGTGGCGTCATAG GTGTGCTTGAAGCTAATTTTGTTGAGCCTGCTCATGATAAGCAAGGGTTTGAGCGTACAACAGTTCTCTCTAGGCTCGAAACACGGCTAATTCAAATGCAGAAAATTTATTG GAGCACCAACTGTCACAAAATTGGCTATGCTCCCAGGCGACACCCAAAGGCTGGAAACGATTATGGTCACACAA ACACATCACCAGAAAATGATCATGAGGAATACAGTCCATCAGGCTTTAAAACTCGAGCTTCTGACAAGTTCTACTCAAGTTCATATCCGAATCATAGAGGGGACAATGGTGTGTCAGGGAATGATAGTTCACTG TATTTGCAAGAGGAGCTGCGCCGTGAGAGAGAGCGCAGCAAGGCTCTTGAAGCTGAG GTTGAATTAGCAAGGcaaaaaatagaagaaatgaGCAAAGAGCAAGAGAATCTAATCGCAATATTCACAGAGGAAAGAGACAGACGTGATGTAGAGGAAGAAAGTCTGAGAAATAAGCTAGAG GAGGCGTCAAACACTATCGAAGAGTTGTTGAATAAGATTAAAATGCTGGAGGGATCTAAAGGCCCGAGCTGGAGACGTTAG
- the LOC106375808 gene encoding protein TAPETUM DETERMINANT 1 isoform X1, which yields MSRRRLLLSATILSYLLHGMALVSVVASGVEEVRDNVDLTKTTTLATTSTHRKMLRLSHAETRVEPDRIGEKCKKSDIVVNQAATEPMPNGIPGYTVEITNQCMSGCNISRIHVSCGWFSSVKLVNPRVFKRIHYDDCLVNNGKPLPYGSTLSFHYANTFPYRLAVAFVTCS from the exons ATGAGCCGACGGCGACTACTGTTATCGGCGACGATACTCTCGTATTTGCTCCACGGAATGGCTCTCGTCTCCGTCGTAGCCTCCG GCGTGGAGGAGGTTAGAGATAACGTGGATTTGACCAAAACGACGACGTTAGCTACAACCTCTACGCATCGGAAGATGCTACGTCTCTCTCATG CAGAGACGAGAGTAGAGCCGGATAGGATCGGAGAGAAGTGCAAGAAGTCAGACATTGTGGTGAACCAGGCAGCGACCGAACCTATGCCCAACGGAATACCCGGTTACACCGTGGAGATCACGAACCAGTGCATGTCTGGATGCAACATCTCGAGGATCCACGTCAGCTGCGGTTGGTTCAGCTCCGTTAAGTTGGTTAACCCGAGGGTTTTCAAGCGTATTCACTATGATGACTGTCTCGTCAACAACGGGAAGCCTTTGCCTTATGGCTCTACGCTCTCTTTCCACTACGCCAACACTTTCCCTTACCGTCTCGCTGTCGCATTCGTTACCTGCTCTTGA
- the LOC106375808 gene encoding protein TAPETUM DETERMINANT 1 isoform X2 yields the protein MSRRRLLLSATILSYLLHGMALVSVVASGVEEVRDNVDLTKTTTLATTSTHRKMLRLSHETRVEPDRIGEKCKKSDIVVNQAATEPMPNGIPGYTVEITNQCMSGCNISRIHVSCGWFSSVKLVNPRVFKRIHYDDCLVNNGKPLPYGSTLSFHYANTFPYRLAVAFVTCS from the exons ATGAGCCGACGGCGACTACTGTTATCGGCGACGATACTCTCGTATTTGCTCCACGGAATGGCTCTCGTCTCCGTCGTAGCCTCCG GCGTGGAGGAGGTTAGAGATAACGTGGATTTGACCAAAACGACGACGTTAGCTACAACCTCTACGCATCGGAAGATGCTACGTCTCTCTCATG AGACGAGAGTAGAGCCGGATAGGATCGGAGAGAAGTGCAAGAAGTCAGACATTGTGGTGAACCAGGCAGCGACCGAACCTATGCCCAACGGAATACCCGGTTACACCGTGGAGATCACGAACCAGTGCATGTCTGGATGCAACATCTCGAGGATCCACGTCAGCTGCGGTTGGTTCAGCTCCGTTAAGTTGGTTAACCCGAGGGTTTTCAAGCGTATTCACTATGATGACTGTCTCGTCAACAACGGGAAGCCTTTGCCTTATGGCTCTACGCTCTCTTTCCACTACGCCAACACTTTCCCTTACCGTCTCGCTGTCGCATTCGTTACCTGCTCTTGA